A window of the Hordeum vulgare subsp. vulgare chromosome 5H, MorexV3_pseudomolecules_assembly, whole genome shotgun sequence genome harbors these coding sequences:
- the LOC123452943 gene encoding uncharacterized protein LOC123452943 produces the protein MKVRASVKRLCSFCKVVKRRGIVFIHCTSNQKHKQRQGFSTIAACLPPPPPPASASAAAFAEASKAARQDMSTKFNWPLGLAAVFKNGDK, from the exons atgaaggtCCGCGCATCGGTGAAGCGGTTGTGCAGCTTCTGCAAGGTGGTGAAGCGCCGGGGCATCGTCTTCATCCACTGCACCTCCAACCAGAAGCACAAGCAGCGCCAGGGCTTCTCCACCATCGCCGCCTGCctcccgcccccgccgccgcccgcctccgcctccgccgccgcgttCGCCGA GGCTTCCAAGGCGGCCAGGCAGGACATGTCAACGAAATTCAACTGGCCGCTGGGTCTAGCTGCCGTGTTCAAGAATGGCGACAAGTAA